In Paralcaligenes sp. KSB-10, the following are encoded in one genomic region:
- a CDS encoding penicillin-binding protein activator LpoB — protein MKTLGISKFLKWGSVMLLAVLAGCSTIDASNSPALTKADGLAVLPIANYTETPDAGQRAQSIAQSILHQKGFSGLQAYPNSDGADSLVGGNSDQTRTQALDWARNTGAHYALSGSVQEWRYKVGVDGEPVVGLTFNLIDLKSGAIVWSATGSRSGWSRSSVAGVGQTLIRQLLSPLTPR, from the coding sequence ATGAAAACCCTTGGTATTAGCAAATTTCTGAAATGGGGCAGCGTAATGCTGCTGGCTGTGTTGGCAGGTTGCTCGACAATCGACGCCAGCAACTCGCCTGCCCTGACCAAAGCCGATGGGCTGGCTGTGCTGCCTATTGCCAACTACACCGAAACGCCCGATGCGGGCCAGCGCGCCCAGAGCATTGCACAAAGCATATTGCACCAGAAAGGGTTCTCCGGCCTACAGGCTTACCCCAATAGCGACGGCGCGGATTCCCTGGTCGGCGGCAACTCTGATCAAACACGGACACAGGCGCTTGACTGGGCCCGCAACACTGGCGCACATTACGCCCTGAGCGGCTCTGTCCAGGAATGGCGCTACAAGGTTGGGGTGGACGGCGAGCCTGTGGTTGGCCTGACCTTCAATCTCATCGACCTGAAATCCGGTGCGATTGTCTGGAGCGCCACCGGCAGCCGCAGCGGCTGGAGCCGTTCCAGTGTGGCCGGAGTTGGGCAAACCCTGATTCGGCAATTGTTGTCTCCCTTAACACCACGATAA
- a CDS encoding PelD GGDEF domain-containing protein, whose translation MQSATLQQQPSKARKSDSKGNVGLYGRLFAPAATRPASIIEVIVGMILVIGVCYLIRPGDPLLLGIDFPWIWLAATVFALRYGALLGVVAGLCVALAWAVFYGDGGAFPTMFFVGGLTQLVITGHFCDVWANRANRLQGVNNYLNDRLVSITNNHYLLRVSHERLERDLLSKPSTLRDAVGYLRSLSASNVQSDPLPNAQAMLEFAALSCQIGVASIFPVARNGLAQQAIASVGERFELNADDPLLRECVEKRALSHLRHIDAQESAYLACVPIIAASDQMTGVLVVRRMPFLSLNFDNLQLLLVLLNYYADGIEQQAVVTQVQKVVAECPYDFALELGRLAHMRQVSGVHSSLVALVFPRGTIGDSLFDQVVRQRRTLDLLWAFSTEQTQVVVVLMPLTDENGIDGYLLRIESNLKTQFDTDLAQAHVAVHSAAVDAEAPGSGLEKLLARCGHHA comes from the coding sequence GTGCAATCCGCTACGTTACAGCAACAGCCGTCAAAAGCGCGTAAATCCGACTCCAAGGGCAATGTCGGACTGTATGGCCGTTTGTTTGCGCCAGCGGCTACCCGGCCCGCTTCCATTATCGAGGTTATTGTCGGCATGATCCTGGTTATCGGGGTCTGCTATTTAATCCGGCCTGGCGATCCCCTGTTGTTGGGTATCGACTTTCCGTGGATCTGGCTGGCCGCCACCGTTTTCGCGTTGCGCTATGGCGCGCTTCTGGGCGTGGTGGCGGGCTTGTGCGTGGCGCTCGCCTGGGCCGTGTTTTACGGCGACGGCGGCGCTTTTCCCACCATGTTTTTCGTGGGTGGATTGACGCAGTTGGTCATCACAGGGCATTTCTGCGATGTCTGGGCCAATCGCGCCAATCGTTTGCAGGGCGTCAATAACTATCTCAATGATCGTTTGGTGTCTATCACCAATAATCATTATTTATTGCGTGTTTCCCACGAGCGTCTCGAAAGGGATTTGCTTTCCAAGCCTTCCACTTTGCGCGATGCAGTGGGCTACCTGCGAAGCCTGTCCGCATCGAATGTGCAAAGCGACCCGCTGCCCAATGCCCAGGCCATGCTCGAGTTTGCGGCTTTGAGCTGCCAGATTGGCGTGGCATCGATCTTCCCGGTTGCGCGCAATGGCCTCGCGCAACAGGCCATTGCATCGGTGGGCGAGCGCTTCGAACTAAATGCCGATGACCCCTTGCTGCGCGAATGCGTCGAAAAGCGTGCGCTGTCGCATTTGCGCCATATCGATGCCCAGGAAAGCGCGTATCTGGCGTGCGTTCCGATCATTGCCGCGTCGGATCAGATGACAGGTGTGCTGGTGGTGCGCCGCATGCCGTTCCTGTCGCTGAATTTCGATAACCTGCAATTGCTGCTGGTTTTGCTTAATTATTATGCCGACGGCATCGAGCAGCAGGCGGTCGTGACTCAGGTACAGAAAGTCGTGGCTGAATGCCCTTACGATTTTGCCCTGGAACTGGGGCGCCTGGCTCACATGCGCCAGGTAAGCGGTGTTCATTCGTCGCTGGTTGCCTTGGTGTTTCCACGCGGTACGATTGGCGATTCGCTGTTTGACCAGGTTGTGCGCCAGCGCCGTACGCTTGACCTGCTGTGGGCGTTCAGCACGGAGCAGACGCAAGTGGTGGTCGTGCTCATGCCATTGACCGATGAAAACGGCATCGACGGCTATTTGCTGCGCATTGAAAGCAATCTGAAGACCCAGTTCGACACCGACCTGGCCCAGGCTCATGTGGCGGTGCACAGCGCCGCCGTCGACGCCGAGGCTCCTGGCTCTGGGCTCGAAAAATTACTGGCACGGTGCGGTCATCATGCTTAG
- the pelF gene encoding GT4 family glycosyltransferase PelF: protein MNTNLNRRAQSADIALLLEGTFPYVSGGVSAWVNQMIRAFPEFTFAIVFIGSRRQDYGKPRYELPDNVVHFEEHYIHEATSSEPVQTSAGNKHAFERVAHMHDELRKNKNLGAIGRLMREVIPMLADGGDISEQQFLHSKRSWDFITDHYEKYCTDPSFTDYFWTIRIMHKPLWQLARIAENLIPAKVYHTVSTGYAGFLGALLHFRTERPLLVSEHGIYTKERKIDLLQSQWIRDNRGIFEKDISQVGYFQDLWVRFFEAMGRVCYEAANDIVSLYEGNRLRQIRDGAPETKTRSIPNGIAVGRFAALRDRRPADVPLVVALIGRVVPIKDIKTFIRAIFIASRKLPALQGWIVGPETEDPEYVRECRELVGSLGLQDNLKFLGFRKVDDLLPEIGLVALSSISEALPLVVLEAFAAGIPVVTTDVGSCRELVEGMDDADRALGCAGSVVQIANPELFSQSILGLLEQPSVWRAAQQAGIARVERYYTDTLMEDSYRGLYQKLTASRADGSPKGDQ, encoded by the coding sequence ATGAATACAAACCTGAATCGTCGGGCGCAATCGGCCGATATTGCTTTATTGCTTGAAGGGACGTTTCCTTATGTCTCGGGCGGAGTGTCGGCGTGGGTCAATCAAATGATTCGGGCGTTTCCCGAATTTACCTTTGCCATCGTATTTATCGGGAGCCGTCGCCAGGATTACGGCAAGCCGCGCTATGAGTTGCCCGACAACGTGGTTCACTTTGAAGAGCACTACATTCATGAGGCCACATCGTCTGAACCGGTGCAAACCAGCGCGGGCAACAAGCATGCTTTCGAGCGGGTCGCGCATATGCATGACGAACTGCGCAAGAACAAGAATCTGGGCGCAATCGGCAGGCTGATGCGTGAAGTGATTCCCATGCTGGCCGACGGCGGCGACATTAGTGAACAGCAGTTCCTGCATAGCAAGCGTTCCTGGGATTTCATTACCGACCATTACGAAAAGTACTGCACTGACCCTTCGTTCACCGACTATTTCTGGACAATACGCATCATGCACAAGCCGCTATGGCAACTGGCGCGCATTGCCGAGAATTTGATCCCGGCCAAGGTTTACCATACGGTCTCCACGGGCTATGCCGGATTTCTCGGCGCTTTGCTGCACTTCCGTACAGAGCGGCCCCTGCTGGTTTCCGAACACGGCATTTATACCAAAGAACGCAAGATCGATCTTTTGCAGAGCCAATGGATCCGCGACAATCGTGGCATTTTTGAAAAAGATATCTCGCAGGTCGGGTATTTCCAGGACCTGTGGGTGCGTTTTTTCGAAGCGATGGGGCGCGTTTGCTACGAAGCCGCCAACGACATCGTTTCCCTGTACGAAGGCAATCGCCTGCGCCAGATTCGCGATGGCGCTCCCGAAACCAAGACACGCAGCATTCCCAACGGTATAGCCGTCGGCCGCTTTGCTGCATTGCGGGATCGACGGCCGGCCGATGTGCCGCTGGTTGTGGCGCTTATCGGACGTGTGGTGCCGATCAAGGATATCAAGACATTTATCCGGGCAATTTTTATTGCCAGCCGCAAGCTGCCGGCCCTGCAAGGCTGGATCGTCGGTCCCGAAACCGAAGATCCGGAGTATGTTCGCGAATGCCGCGAACTGGTCGGCAGCCTGGGCCTGCAGGACAATCTGAAGTTTCTCGGGTTCAGGAAAGTCGATGACTTATTGCCCGAAATTGGCCTGGTTGCACTCAGCTCGATCAGCGAGGCGCTTCCGCTGGTCGTGCTTGAAGCATTTGCCGCGGGCATTCCGGTAGTGACCACCGATGTGGGGTCTTGCCGGGAACTGGTTGAAGGCATGGACGATGCCGATCGTGCGCTGGGTTGCGCCGGATCGGTCGTGCAGATTGCCAACCCCGAGCTTTTTTCGCAGTCGATACTCGGCTTGCTTGAACAGCCTTCGGTGTGGCGAGCCGCCCAACAGGCCGGTATTGCACGCGTCGAACGCTACTATACCGATACCCTTATGGAAGACAGCTATCGCGGGCTCTATCAGAAGCTGACGGCAAGCCGTGCGGACGGCAGCCCCAAAGGAGACCAGTAA
- the pelG gene encoding exopolysaccharide Pel transporter PelG, whose protein sequence is MAGIGFELRKILRRDSLTSTLSAYAYAGIISAGPLILSIVGILLIGLMSLSVVEPPTRIVQFQVSVTYLIAASLIVTGALQLSFTRFISDRLFERRPDRVLPSYNAVTLVATLVTGLMGLILAVTVFKHESLAYRMLMLMGFVIVSNIWIGVIFLTSIKQYKAILATFFVGYSVTVIFAVMLNRFGLEGLLGGFVFGHLILLIGLASLIHRNYESDDYISWEVFDRRFAYPSLIFVGLLFNLGIWLDKFMFWFSATGQDVIGPLRASVIYDIPVFISYLCIIPGMAVFLLRLETDFVEYYDGFYRAVRSGGTLNQIRDMRNMMVRSARTGLYEILKIQAVVILLIFAFGDKLLRLIGISTLYLPLLHIDVIAASLQVLFLGILNVFFYLDRRRIVLGLTATFVLLNGVFTWITLDLGPDVYGYGFAGALLLVVLLGTYLLDRRFETLEYETYMLQRSS, encoded by the coding sequence ATGGCCGGCATAGGTTTTGAATTACGCAAGATCCTGCGGCGCGACAGCCTGACAAGCACCTTGTCGGCGTACGCGTACGCAGGCATTATCAGCGCGGGCCCGCTGATTTTATCGATAGTCGGTATTCTGCTGATCGGCCTGATGAGCCTGTCGGTCGTAGAGCCGCCCACACGTATCGTGCAGTTCCAGGTATCGGTCACTTATCTGATAGCCGCCAGCCTGATTGTTACGGGCGCGCTCCAGCTTTCGTTTACGCGCTTTATTTCCGACAGGCTCTTCGAGCGCCGGCCCGATCGGGTCCTGCCCAGCTACAACGCAGTGACGTTGGTAGCCACGCTTGTTACCGGTTTGATGGGGCTTATTCTGGCGGTCACCGTATTCAAGCACGAGTCTCTGGCCTACCGCATGCTGATGCTGATGGGCTTTGTCATCGTCAGCAATATCTGGATCGGTGTTATCTTTTTAACCAGTATCAAACAGTACAAGGCCATCCTCGCCACGTTTTTTGTGGGCTATTCCGTGACTGTCATCTTCGCGGTCATGCTCAACCGGTTTGGCCTGGAAGGTCTGCTGGGGGGATTTGTTTTCGGCCACCTGATTTTGCTGATTGGCCTGGCCAGCCTGATTCATCGCAATTACGAGTCCGACGACTACATTTCCTGGGAGGTATTCGACCGGCGTTTTGCGTATCCCAGTCTGATCTTTGTCGGCCTTCTGTTCAATCTGGGCATCTGGCTCGACAAGTTCATGTTCTGGTTCTCGGCCACCGGCCAGGACGTCATCGGACCGCTGCGTGCTTCCGTCATCTACGATATTCCCGTATTCATTTCGTATCTGTGCATTATTCCGGGGATGGCGGTTTTCCTGCTGCGCCTCGAAACCGATTTTGTCGAATACTACGACGGCTTTTATCGGGCCGTTCGCTCGGGCGGCACGCTAAATCAGATACGCGATATGCGTAACATGATGGTGCGCAGCGCCAGGACAGGCCTGTACGAGATTCTTAAAATCCAGGCGGTGGTGATTTTGCTGATTTTCGCGTTCGGCGACAAATTGTTGCGCCTGATCGGCATTTCAACTCTTTACCTGCCTTTGCTGCATATCGACGTGATTGCCGCAAGCCTGCAAGTATTGTTCCTGGGGATTCTCAACGTCTTTTTCTACCTGGACAGGCGCCGCATCGTGCTGGGTCTGACAGCCACGTTCGTGTTGCTCAATGGCGTGTTTACGTGGATTACCCTGGATTTAGGCCCCGATGTATATGGGTACGGATTTGCGGGCGCCCTGCTGCTGGTTGTATTGTTGGGTACTTACCTGCTTGACCGGCGTTTCGAAACGCTGGAATACGAAACCTATATGCTGCAACGGAGTTCCTGA
- a CDS encoding endo alpha-1,4 polygalactosaminidase, which yields MRLPFLLRSSLSRKIRYGLGLLAGLVASLCFGGASANTMAAPRSIAFYYGKTPILKQLAQFEFAVVEPGHGFVPVHTSHKTRWIAYVSVGEVNSSRDYYSAIPKSWIIGHNAEWSSDIIDQTAPGWPEFFVEHVIAPLWRQGYSGFFLDTLDSYQLVVKDAAQRQQNQEGLVAVIRAIHKRFPRAALILNRGFELLPEVHNDVYAVAFESLFKGWSESRGEYIDVSDTDREWLLAQASTVKQQYGLPVIAIDYCLPTNLQCSRDTVRRIRALGLVPYVGDGRLQTVNLASRH from the coding sequence ATGCGGTTGCCGTTCCTATTGCGTTCCTCGCTGTCCCGCAAAATACGTTATGGTCTTGGCCTGCTGGCGGGGTTGGTGGCGTCGCTTTGTTTTGGCGGCGCGTCTGCCAACACGATGGCGGCACCGCGCAGCATTGCTTTTTATTATGGCAAGACGCCCATACTGAAACAATTGGCGCAGTTTGAATTTGCCGTGGTCGAACCTGGCCACGGATTTGTGCCCGTCCACACGAGCCATAAAACCCGCTGGATCGCGTATGTCAGTGTCGGCGAGGTCAACAGTTCGCGCGACTATTACTCTGCCATTCCCAAGTCCTGGATAATTGGCCATAACGCGGAATGGAGTTCCGACATCATCGACCAAACCGCGCCGGGCTGGCCGGAGTTCTTCGTCGAACATGTCATTGCGCCGCTATGGCGGCAAGGGTATAGCGGCTTTTTTCTTGATACGCTCGATTCGTACCAACTGGTCGTGAAGGATGCTGCCCAGCGGCAACAGAACCAGGAAGGGCTAGTTGCCGTGATTCGCGCCATACATAAACGTTTCCCGCGCGCCGCCCTGATACTCAATCGAGGTTTCGAGCTGTTGCCGGAGGTACATAACGATGTTTACGCGGTCGCCTTCGAGTCGCTTTTCAAGGGCTGGAGCGAATCGCGCGGCGAATATATTGATGTATCTGATACGGATCGCGAGTGGCTGCTGGCACAGGCCAGCACGGTAAAGCAGCAGTATGGCTTGCCGGTCATTGCCATTGATTACTGTCTGCCGACGAACCTGCAGTGCTCGCGCGACACCGTGCGGCGCATCAGGGCGCTGGGCCTGGTGCCTTATGTCGGCGACGGCCGCTTGCAAACGGTAAACCTTGCCTCCAGGCATTAG
- a CDS encoding GGDEF domain-containing protein, whose amino-acid sequence MSFIANENEVFGHRADFLAMEVLSVQLNILQVFMPMDCWFVGRQEEAHVEVVATFGGVDAIAASHLASLLASDGNDQGAAKGFSHRPVSEMELKALASAQVSALHPRHVFKADLRRGDGRISGMVAGFLSQQLLPGVYPPSRTREIALCLSAIAQTLSMHVELAAAEKLVLETQQDAQIDSLTKVLNRAGWNKKLRSVASIEEEVAIGFLDLDFLKLVNDSHGHLAGDDLLRRTAQTIKAELRNNDCIARLGGDEFAVMLRNVATTDASELKKRLQLALSEADIKASIGVALKSEAGSLQKALQLADSRMYEEKRTKQRPLANNSHVLNFGQV is encoded by the coding sequence ATGTCATTTATAGCAAATGAGAACGAGGTTTTTGGGCACAGGGCAGATTTTCTTGCGATGGAAGTGCTATCGGTTCAATTGAACATTTTGCAGGTGTTCATGCCGATGGACTGCTGGTTTGTGGGCAGGCAGGAAGAGGCGCATGTCGAGGTCGTGGCCACTTTTGGGGGCGTCGATGCCATTGCGGCCAGCCATCTGGCCAGCCTGCTGGCCAGCGATGGAAACGATCAGGGCGCTGCCAAAGGGTTCAGCCACCGGCCGGTCAGTGAAATGGAATTGAAGGCACTTGCTTCCGCCCAGGTTTCCGCGCTTCATCCCAGGCACGTTTTCAAGGCTGATTTGCGGCGTGGCGACGGAAGAATATCCGGGATGGTGGCGGGGTTTTTGTCGCAGCAATTGCTGCCAGGCGTTTACCCGCCTTCGCGTACCAGGGAAATAGCGCTTTGCCTGAGCGCCATAGCGCAAACCTTGAGCATGCACGTCGAGCTGGCTGCGGCCGAGAAACTGGTGCTCGAAACGCAGCAGGATGCCCAGATCGATTCCTTGACCAAGGTTCTCAACCGGGCAGGCTGGAACAAGAAGTTGCGAAGTGTGGCGAGCATCGAGGAAGAAGTCGCCATCGGTTTTCTCGATCTGGATTTTTTAAAGCTGGTCAACGACTCCCACGGCCATTTGGCCGGCGACGATTTGCTGAGGCGCACCGCGCAAACAATCAAGGCGGAACTTCGCAACAATGACTGCATCGCCCGCCTGGGTGGCGACGAATTTGCGGTAATGCTCCGGAATGTGGCCACTACGGATGCCAGTGAGCTGAAAAAGCGGCTTCAATTGGCGCTGAGCGAAGCCGATATCAAGGCATCGATTGGTGTTGCACTCAAATCCGAGGCGGGTTCGCTGCAAAAAGCCTTACAATTGGCCGATTCCCGCATGTATGAAGAAAAGCGCACAAAGCAGCGCCCGCTGGCCAATAACAGCCATGTTCTGAACTTCGGCCAAGTCTGA
- the galE gene encoding UDP-glucose 4-epimerase GalE produces the protein MIPTILVTGGAGFIGSHTTVALQEAGYRVLILDNLCNSSPTVLRRIEQITGVEPEFVQADIRDGGALDALFQAHQITAVMHFAGLKAVGESTRLPLAYYDNNVNGSVQLLSAMQRANVNTFVFSSSATVYGDPQKLPLTEDHPRSATNPYGHTKLVVEDILESLYNAQAGWRIARLRYFNPVGAHPSALIGEAPQGVPNNLMPYVAQVAAGQRDRLQVFGSDYDTPDGTGVRDYIHVMDLAQGHVAALRYCEQARQDLLTVNLGTGKGYSVLDMVRAFEQASRKTVAYDIVARRPGDIAACWADTSLAEQKLGWRAGKNIKDMCEDAWRWQAASAG, from the coding sequence ATGATTCCAACGATATTAGTTACCGGAGGCGCCGGCTTCATCGGCAGCCACACTACAGTCGCCTTGCAGGAAGCGGGCTATCGTGTATTGATTCTGGATAACTTGTGTAATAGCAGCCCTACGGTACTGCGGCGCATCGAACAAATTACCGGCGTCGAGCCGGAGTTCGTTCAAGCCGATATCCGCGACGGTGGAGCCCTCGATGCATTGTTCCAGGCCCATCAAATTACCGCTGTCATGCATTTTGCGGGCTTGAAAGCGGTAGGCGAGTCGACCCGGCTGCCGCTGGCTTATTACGACAACAATGTAAATGGCAGTGTGCAGTTGTTGAGCGCCATGCAGCGGGCCAATGTGAATACATTTGTGTTTTCATCGTCGGCCACTGTGTATGGCGATCCGCAAAAACTGCCGCTAACCGAAGATCACCCCCGTTCGGCCACCAATCCTTATGGCCATACCAAGCTGGTGGTGGAAGATATTCTCGAGAGTTTGTATAACGCACAAGCAGGCTGGCGCATTGCGCGCTTGCGTTATTTCAACCCGGTGGGCGCCCACCCCAGCGCCCTGATTGGCGAAGCCCCGCAAGGCGTTCCCAATAATCTGATGCCCTATGTCGCCCAGGTGGCCGCGGGCCAACGCGACAGGCTTCAGGTATTCGGCAGCGATTACGATACGCCCGACGGCACCGGAGTGCGCGACTATATTCATGTCATGGATCTTGCGCAAGGTCACGTGGCGGCGCTGCGCTATTGCGAGCAGGCCCGGCAGGATCTGCTGACTGTCAATCTTGGTACTGGGAAAGGATACTCGGTGCTCGACATGGTGCGTGCCTTCGAGCAGGCGAGCCGGAAAACCGTGGCCTACGATATCGTGGCCCGCCGTCCTGGCGATATCGCGGCGTGCTGGGCCGATACGTCGCTGGCGGAGCAGAAGCTTGGCTGGCGCGCCGGAAAGAACATCAAGGACATGTGCGAAGACGCATGGCGCTGGCAGGCGGCATCGGCAGGCTAA
- a CDS encoding bifunctional diguanylate cyclase/phosphodiesterase, with translation MAWLTILHRNFTKKYLTALDQLLYYFSFRAVPLGIVVISILTLLTLNNQYDFTPGTPLAMRMASQGPNIQSPAQALTELQEQPLAASHPIRAQESPVWFSFVIPASSQGKGMSVEVPSEHAQTLACWYAATQALLGKADRSKAMGSVQHVKSGFVIGIPNNALPVSILCKADFLGKARLSATLWSNIEMEKSVTEYDRSAGILEGGLLTLTLIVLIFAVINREWMYLLFAAWLLGNLRLSALSMGWDTQWLGHAIPYAWLPFLRKTTIAIYYLLTYSLFTQLFTNDLAHINFPRMQRAILWAGLALLVAAGILPYTQFLPVMWLLTTFGIAIAIFLLSRILIATRSRVALWYSISLGIVLTTGIAHALAESRNIAFLSSSLINVAAALLSSTIVALAIAEHMRIERLERIQAQAELQGTYEVTPIGLFTLEDDGTIVRTNLALEQMLAFIPGADTIRQWADYFGTENWHKLKAAALQGVDTEIEIQSLAGQHTRQRHFLAKAVRASSRIEGSLQDITEQAHTIAQLRILANHDPLTNTLNQRGIEEKLNESLKSLITGKPFALAYMDLSPLKIINDLYGHTAGDDVLKQVCLRVGSILLPGQYLGRVGGDEFVIVFQNCPIDRAKEISQKIIDDLRATPCQIGTRAFQTRASVGLVEVTTQTSTQDAISTAARACRAAQKANQGQVMVYERNAQAFQEHLQDLHLIKELGSGFSPQRLFLEMQPIMSLREPYETLNFEVLLRMHDSNGALIPASRIIAAAEESGTISVIDKWVFATTLQWLDTHQEQLPKTQFVCVNLSGMSLNDEKFVDDFFAILARFEHLAQMLCMEITESVALHDMENTRRFIKRLQALGVRIALDDFGAGYTSFSYLSELPADAIKIDGSFIRNMNERPVNVAIVGAIVAMARNLGMQSIAEWVENGETLEALAKMGVDYVQGYAIARPLSPDTLLAAENIDSVILDEHMRDLVRSISSPQTATDFWDQHHNLPPTDWH, from the coding sequence ATGGCATGGCTGACAATTCTTCACCGGAATTTCACTAAAAAGTACCTTACCGCTCTGGATCAACTGCTCTATTATTTTTCATTTCGAGCGGTACCCCTCGGTATTGTCGTTATTTCCATCCTGACTCTGCTCACCCTGAATAATCAGTACGATTTCACGCCGGGCACTCCGCTTGCCATGCGTATGGCCAGCCAAGGACCTAACATCCAAAGCCCTGCCCAGGCGCTCACCGAACTTCAAGAGCAGCCGCTTGCCGCTTCGCATCCAATACGGGCGCAGGAGTCGCCTGTATGGTTTTCGTTTGTCATACCCGCCTCAAGCCAGGGAAAGGGCATGAGCGTAGAGGTGCCATCGGAACATGCGCAAACTCTGGCCTGCTGGTATGCCGCGACACAGGCCCTGCTGGGCAAGGCGGATCGCAGCAAGGCGATGGGTAGCGTCCAGCACGTCAAATCGGGCTTTGTCATCGGGATCCCGAACAATGCCTTGCCCGTATCGATTCTGTGCAAGGCCGATTTCCTGGGCAAAGCGCGCCTGTCGGCTACCTTGTGGTCGAACATCGAAATGGAGAAATCGGTTACGGAATACGACCGCAGCGCAGGCATACTCGAAGGCGGCTTGCTCACACTGACGCTGATAGTCCTGATATTCGCGGTGATCAATCGTGAATGGATGTATCTATTGTTTGCCGCCTGGCTGCTGGGCAACCTGCGCCTCAGTGCACTTTCCATGGGCTGGGATACGCAGTGGCTGGGGCATGCAATTCCTTACGCCTGGCTGCCGTTTCTCAGAAAAACGACCATTGCAATTTATTACCTGCTGACATATTCGCTATTCACCCAGCTGTTTACAAACGACCTGGCACACATTAACTTCCCACGTATGCAGCGGGCCATTTTGTGGGCGGGTCTGGCTTTGCTGGTGGCCGCCGGCATCTTGCCATACACCCAGTTTCTTCCCGTAATGTGGCTGCTCACCACGTTTGGCATTGCCATAGCCATTTTTCTTTTAAGCCGCATTCTGATCGCGACGCGATCCCGGGTTGCGCTCTGGTACAGCATCTCTCTGGGTATCGTATTAACTACCGGTATTGCCCACGCTCTGGCGGAATCCCGGAATATCGCTTTTTTAAGCAGCAGCCTGATCAATGTTGCGGCCGCCTTGCTGTCGAGCACGATCGTTGCCCTGGCCATTGCCGAGCACATGCGGATCGAACGTCTGGAAAGAATACAGGCGCAGGCAGAGCTGCAAGGCACTTATGAGGTTACGCCAATAGGACTATTTACCCTCGAAGACGACGGCACTATCGTACGAACTAATCTGGCACTGGAGCAGATGTTGGCCTTTATCCCAGGCGCGGACACGATACGGCAATGGGCCGATTACTTCGGCACAGAAAACTGGCACAAGCTCAAGGCGGCGGCCCTGCAGGGCGTCGATACCGAAATAGAAATACAGAGCCTGGCGGGCCAGCACACCAGGCAACGGCATTTCCTGGCCAAGGCAGTACGCGCCAGCTCCAGGATCGAAGGCTCCCTGCAAGACATCACAGAACAGGCACACACCATCGCTCAATTGCGCATTCTGGCCAATCACGATCCACTGACCAACACACTCAATCAGCGGGGGATTGAAGAAAAGCTGAACGAATCTTTAAAGTCGTTGATTACCGGCAAGCCCTTTGCCCTGGCCTACATGGACTTGAGCCCGCTCAAGATCATCAACGATCTATACGGCCATACGGCGGGCGACGATGTGCTCAAACAGGTATGCCTGAGAGTCGGATCCATACTCCTCCCTGGACAGTACCTGGGACGCGTCGGTGGCGACGAGTTTGTTATCGTGTTTCAGAATTGCCCGATCGATCGGGCGAAAGAGATTTCTCAAAAAATCATAGACGATCTTCGGGCTACCCCATGCCAGATCGGAACACGAGCATTCCAGACCAGGGCATCCGTCGGCCTCGTCGAAGTTACTACGCAAACATCAACGCAAGATGCTATATCCACGGCAGCCCGAGCTTGCAGGGCTGCTCAAAAAGCCAATCAAGGTCAAGTCATGGTTTACGAACGCAATGCGCAGGCATTCCAGGAGCACCTCCAGGATCTGCACCTGATCAAGGAACTGGGCAGCGGATTCTCGCCGCAGCGGCTATTTCTCGAAATGCAGCCCATCATGTCGCTGCGCGAGCCCTATGAAACCCTGAACTTCGAAGTCCTGCTCAGAATGCACGATTCGAACGGCGCGCTCATTCCGGCCTCAAGAATCATTGCCGCGGCCGAAGAAAGCGGCACCATCTCGGTCATCGATAAATGGGTATTCGCCACAACACTGCAATGGCTGGATACCCACCAGGAGCAATTGCCGAAAACCCAGTTCGTGTGCGTCAATCTGAGCGGCATGTCGCTGAACGACGAGAAATTCGTTGACGATTTTTTTGCCATACTGGCCAGATTCGAACATCTGGCCCAGATGCTTTGCATGGAAATTACAGAAAGCGTCGCCCTGCACGATATGGAAAACACGCGGCGATTCATCAAACGCCTGCAGGCGCTGGGAGTGCGCATCGCCCTTGACGATTTCGGCGCAGGGTATACCTCGTTTTCCTATCTTAGCGAGCTGCCCGCCGACGCAATCAAGATCGACGGATCCTTCATCAGAAATATGAATGAACGCCCAGTCAATGTGGCGATTGTCGGAGCGATAGTCGCCATGGCCCGCAATCTTGGCATGCAAAGCATTGCCGAATGGGTTGAAAACGGTGAGACCCTGGAAGCGCTGGCAAAAATGGGAGTTGATTACGTTCAGGGCTATGCCATTGCCCGGCCACTATCCCCGGATACCCTCCTCGCGGCCGAGAACATAGACAGCGTTATTCTGGACGAACACATGAGAGACCTGGTGCGTAGTATATCGTCGCCGCAAACCGCGACCGACTTCTGGGATCAACATCACAATCTGCCCCCGACCGACTGGCACTGA